The DNA segment GGCCATAGGCTTCGGATTCCTTGCCGAGCTTGTAGGAATTGTCCCTGTAAACCGCATAGTTACTAGGATCGGGGACATCGTCCAAGACCCAAAGTGCTCCTTCGTTGTTGTCGGCACGGCCAGCAAATTCCCACTGGGCTTCGCTAGGCAGGTCACCACCCAACTGTTCGCAGAATTCCTTCGCGACAGTCCACGTCACATTGTGTACGGGCTTTTCGTCGCCCTTGAACTTGGAGCGGTCCTCGACTCGTTTAGCAGAATCACGACGGGCCATCGTCGTGGCAAAGAATTTCTGCGTCACTTCTGTCACGTGAATTGCAAACGGCGAAATGCCCACCACGTGTCCCTTGTAACGGAACGAACCTGAATCAATCATCACGACATCGCCGCGGAAAGCATCATGGATAACGCGAGAATCTTCGGAAGAAGAAGACGGCGGGATAACGATTAACTCGGGAACAGAAGAAGAGGAGGAAACCGGCTGTGCCGACGAAGAAGACTCGACAGGCTTCGGATGCAGCCAATCCTGAACTTCCGGCTGGCGCAAAATATAGGTCGGCAAAATGAAGTCCCCTTCACTCGGGTAAATCTGCCCGTTGAACTCGAATTCCATTTTCACATAGCGGTAATGGTGACGGCTAGAAACTTTATCATTCTGGTATACCCAGACTGGCTTGTCGTTCTGGAGCGTGACAATCATGTTCACCTTACCGTTCCGGATAAGGGCAATCAAGTTTTCGGTATCGATTCCCTGAGCCTTGCCAGTCCACCGGAAATCATAGCGGTCACCTGGATGACCAATGACAAGCTCAATCTTTTCTGCCGGGACTTGAGGCGCTGCCGGCTGGGGAGCCACTTCAGGAGCGACCGCAGCAACGCCTTCTTGAGTTGCAGGTTCCTGCGGTGCAACCGGTTCTTGAAGCGGAGCAGGCGTATTCGTCGAATCGGGAGTCTGAACCGCAGCAGGGCTCAGTTCCGCAGAATATTCCGGAATGGCAATCGGGTAAACCGGGTTCACAGTGTTCGGCCACACATACATGCGGCTGGGCAACGCCTGCAAACTGTCGAACTTGTGCTTGAAGGCCGCTTCCAGCGCAACAACTTCTGCATTCTGCCCCTTCTTCCACATGGCGTACGATTCGTTGCGCTTCGACGTGTAGCGAGCAACGTAGTTGCGATATTCCATGGAAGACGGCGATGTCATGAACGCGGAGGCGCTCATCTGCTTCGGATAATTTTTGTAGAACGCAGAGGAATCCGCCGATTTTTCTGTGCCCTGAGTTTCGGCCGTAAAGCGGTCGTACAGTTCCTCCGTTTCCTGCAAGTTTGCCGCAGCGTCCAACATCTGTTTGTTCACAGTCAACTTGGGGGCTTCGTTCCCCGAAACCGTAGCGGGAACAAGTTTCGGTGCAATAACGTGGACAGAGGCCGGCTTGACCGATACCATTTCTGCATAAGGCATGCAGTCATTCTTCATGTAGATAAAGGTATAGAGCCCTGGATCAACGGGATGCACATAGCGCACGCCCTTCTTGACAGAAATGTCCTCGGATGCAATTTCCGTCTTTCCATCACCCCAGTTAAATTCAATGATAGATGGCGTATCGTTTTCCTTCAACATCTGCCAGCGGCCGTTCTTATAAAAGTACAACTTAGGCAGGCGGGTAGAATAAATGTATTCCTTGTCAAAATAGACATCTGTTTCGTCTTGGAACGCCTTGGAATTCGTGGCAGCGTAAAAACGCATCAAGACCACTTCGCCCACTTTCAACCGATTTTCCGAGAGGTTGAACGCATGGACTTCCTTAAAATTTTCAGGATTTATTGTTCCGACAAACCACTTGTATTCCTTCGCGCCCTTCTTCTGGCGGAGGTACAAGGCGTTTTCCTTGAGCGGGAATCCCGGCTGGATTGAAAGAGCATTCTTCTCGAGCTCGATAATCTGGCCCGCCGTCGGTTCCATTTTGGCGCCAACCTTGAACTTGTCCAAAGTAATCTTATAGTTGTTATCGCCGGCAGCAAAAAGACATGCCGGCACAACTAAAAGCAACGCAAACAAATGAAGGAAGCGCATAAAAACTCCTTTGTGGTCTTACGGACTAAAGATATATTTTTGCTTACATGAAAGTTACAGAACAGTCCCATTTGCCCCCATATTGAGCAAATATCCGCCTTTTTCGCCACCCACGGGGCCCAATTCCACCTTCCAGTCGGCAAGACGGATGATATCGGGATGGTGTTCGATGACGATAACGGTATCGCCACGGGCCGAAAGTTTACGCAACATGTTCCAGAGAATCTGGATATCCTTGAGGTGGAGCCCTGTAGTCGGTTCGTCGAGCAGGTAAACCATTTCTTGGGCAGGCTTGCGGGCAAGTTCCGCTGCCAGCTTGAGGCGCTGGGATTCGCCGCCACTGAGCGTGGTAACGGACTGGCCGAGCTTTACGTACGGGAGGCCTACATCGCGCAGGCATTCCAACTTCGGCAAGATTTTCGGCTGGTCCTTGAAGAACTCGCAAGCTTCGGCGACGCGCATGTCGAGCACATCGGCGATGTTCTTGCCCTTGAAGGTGACGGTGAGGGTTTCCTGGTTGTAGCGCTTGCCGCCACAGACGTCGCAGACTTCCCATACGTCGGAGAGGAAGTGCATCTCGATGGCGACTGCACCGCGGCCCTCGCAGGCCTCGCAGCGGCCGCGGACCAAGTTGTAACTGAACCGCCCGTAATCGAAACCCTTCAACTTGGCCTGCGGCAACTTGGCGAACAGCCTACGGATGTCGTCAAGTACGCCCGTGAAACTCGCGGGCGTGCTGCGAGGTGTCCCCGAAATCGGACTCTGGTCCACCAGCAACACTTCACCGCTCTGCTTCTTGCGACCACGGGCCTGGAACTTCTTCTTGAGGCGCGGGAAGATTTCGTCCATGACCATGGAACTCTTGCCCGAACCCGACACGCCGCAGACCACGCTAATCGCGCCCTTCGGGAATTTTACAGACAAATTCTTCAAGTTGTTGTGCTTAAGTTTTTCGAACTCGTAGAATTCCGTAGAATCCGTGATGGGCCTTGCCGCAATCTCGTTCGCCATCGGGATGGTGTGCGTAAGGTACTTGACCGTCTCGCTGCGCGGGAACTGCTGTAAGGCGTAAGGTTTGGAAAGCTGTGCGGGAGAACCCTCGGCGACGACCTCGCCACCGAACTCGCCCGCCGCCGGGCCCATATCGATAATGTGGTCTGCCGCCTGCATCATCTTCATGTCGTGTTCCACGACCACAAGCGTGTTGCCCAAATCGCGCAGGCGGTAAAGCGTATCAAGGAGCATGGCCGTATCGCTTTCATGCAAGCCCACTGTGGGTTCATCGAGCACGTAGAGCACGCCTTCAAGGCCGCTACCAATCTGGCTTGCTAGGCGGATTCTCTGCGATTCGCCACCGGAGAGCGTATCGCCTGCGCGGTCGAGGCCGATGTAGCCAAGGCCCA comes from the uncultured Fibrobacter sp. genome and includes:
- a CDS encoding SUMF1/EgtB/PvdO family nonheme iron enzyme, which codes for MRFLHLFALLLVVPACLFAAGDNNYKITLDKFKVGAKMEPTAGQIIELEKNALSIQPGFPLKENALYLRQKKGAKEYKWFVGTINPENFKEVHAFNLSENRLKVGEVVLMRFYAATNSKAFQDETDVYFDKEYIYSTRLPKLYFYKNGRWQMLKENDTPSIIEFNWGDGKTEIASEDISVKKGVRYVHPVDPGLYTFIYMKNDCMPYAEMVSVKPASVHVIAPKLVPATVSGNEAPKLTVNKQMLDAAANLQETEELYDRFTAETQGTEKSADSSAFYKNYPKQMSASAFMTSPSSMEYRNYVARYTSKRNESYAMWKKGQNAEVVALEAAFKHKFDSLQALPSRMYVWPNTVNPVYPIAIPEYSAELSPAAVQTPDSTNTPAPLQEPVAPQEPATQEGVAAVAPEVAPQPAAPQVPAEKIELVIGHPGDRYDFRWTGKAQGIDTENLIALIRNGKVNMIVTLQNDKPVWVYQNDKVSSRHHYRYVKMEFEFNGQIYPSEGDFILPTYILRQPEVQDWLHPKPVESSSSAQPVSSSSSVPELIVIPPSSSSEDSRVIHDAFRGDVVMIDSGSFRYKGHVVGISPFAIHVTEVTQKFFATTMARRDSAKRVEDRSKFKGDEKPVHNVTWTVAKEFCEQLGGDLPSEAQWEFAGRADNNEGALWVLDDVPDPSNYAVYRDNSYKLGKESEAYGPQPVGKRKPNAWGIYDMSGNVAEWTRDKHFPIAFWMEKSNPSGSMFGYLKVFKGGSWKDSEKDINLVETDDEDPRYWSDRIGFRCVFPQDVIKKKNGK